A stretch of DNA from Lycium ferocissimum isolate CSIRO_LF1 chromosome 4, AGI_CSIRO_Lferr_CH_V1, whole genome shotgun sequence:
actcataaaatcataaaaccaTATCGGCTTTGGTACTTCAATATGCTGATTAGCACTGTAATCTTCAGTAACCATTCTTAAGACTTCTTCATTTTTTCCGTTTCTCTTCCTCAAAGATATATGACAAAGAACCAAATTGCCAATCTGCACCAAGGAACCCTACAGCCACAAAAGAAAAGgcaaacaatttaaaatatatgaACAGGTTCGGCATAATTCAGTAGTATTTTTCAGTCGAACATCCAATAAAACCAACTGCATGTTTATGTGAAAGGATAAGTATTTATAGATAGAGTTAGATATAGATTTTAGAAGTGTAGAGTTAGATATACATTTTAGAACTGATCACTCTCAATTCAAAAATCCATCACGTTgtctaaattttgaatttgcCTCTGTATGtccttaattcatttaattttatTGAAGATTTCTCAGAAGACAATGGTAATAGTATTACCTGAGGAGATTTCTTGAAATGCTGGGAAATAAAGGATGGATTAAAAGGAAGAACAAGACGATATTCATGCATGATCCAATCAGTTCTAGAAGCATGACAAGGCTTTCCTCTGTAGAAAACCAGAGTCTTTTTCATCCCAAGAATTATTGGTTTCCCTTTAGGACATGTAATTTTCTTGTCTATACCAGTAGGCTTCCAGTAACCACTCATAGTTGCTCTATTCGTTAGATTTCCGTTCCTGTATTTGGCTTCCTTATTGCTGAAAAAATATCTATCTTGCTCCATATTACCTGCAATATCATCAAGTACATACGTCCCACACAATTAATCAACTCAAACTTCACTTAAATTATATTCTGATTCAATACATAATTGTGAGTCCAATTAGTAGTCGCGGATCCAACAATGTGATTTTGAGTCTAATTTGGTTTGAAACTAGCATTTCAATTGTGGGTTAGAATTATATATCTCATAAAGTAGTACACTAATTCAGAATTTACACAATCTAAATTCTAATTCTCACTGTCAATTACTACAATATTCTTTTAAAATCACGGTCCCTTTTCAACATTAATTCTTGATGATATATAGCATGTGAAACACAGGACTTAGGAGTACTAGTTATCAATTACAAGAACTCACGCACTGCATTTTACGAGATGCATAACTCTACTAGTTAAAACAATTTAATTcttaactctttaaaaacaagtACTGATTGTTTTCCCAGGGAGGATAAATATTATGCATctcaaataattttgaagacTAGCAAAGAAAATAAACTAGTAGGAGTAGTAAGTAAATCTAGCTAGCTATCTAATAAATGACAAAGGAATTTAGAATACCTGGCAAATCCCAAGGGTCGTGCCAGGAAATATCGATATCAGGAATGATTAAAGCGGACAAAGGACAGGAAAATATTTTGCGAAGCAAGTATTGAAACACAATCTCTTCATCAGTAGGCTGAAATCTAAATCCAGGAGGAAGCTGTTTTATGGCTCCATCTTTCAAGAAGTTGAACTTGTCCATATATAATACTCCTATAGCTATATATATCTCCTAGTACTCTATATGTAATGTCTATATTTATACTTGTATGAAGGGGAAAATAGAGAGAGAGGAACTGTGATTAGAATAAGCAGGATTGGCTATTTATAGTAAGCGCCCAGAGAACTTGTAGTAATGCTTAGGATATACTAGTTTTTTTGTCTTGGAAAGCAACTCGATTAAATTACCgcaaaggttttttttttccccctttttcaaAATGACATTAATGCCTATAAGACATTTTATTCGTAAAACACTAATTATTCGACTCTCTCTTTATCTGATGCTAAATTCGCTACCATTCATTGTTATTTATAATCCATGAGTTAAAATATTGTGGCATTGTGCACTGAGAATATATACTGTTTTACATGATCAATTGATCTGCAATAACAAATTTAGTACGTGACATTTAAGAACAAGCCGTTGACTAGTGCTATATATAGTAATCTGAAAactaaagtaatataaaaaacaATTATAGATGGTTAAGTTACACACACTAATGACGTATAGTTTTGATTTTATAATATCAATGTCTATATCCCAGTGGTTCCCTGTGTAAATAAACCCAAAAATAGAAACTAACACGCAAAATTGTAAGATTTAATTAACACTAAACTAGTTAACTAAAAAGCATATATAAATTTAATCATTCGCGCAACACTTCTGCTTCTTCTTTTGATGAGAACAGCAAAGGCTTCTATTTTCCAGCGGTATATGTCAAAAGCATATCACAGAACACTGCAGAGGCGTAACATAAAAGCAATCGTTTATTCACTTTTACAATGTTTGACATTTTGGTCTTCAGTTAAGTACgaaaccaacatatataattaacttgTTAAGGAAAAGAGGCGCACGAGCCAAATAAAGTCTCAGCCACCCGTGCATTTTCGTACAAAGTAAAGTTTGGCATTGATCCCCTTTCCTCTTCTCTACACCTACACATATGCGTGTAATAAGCATATATTTGTTTTGATAATTATGAATTTAATACACGTATGTTAGATGGTGTATAATTTTTCTTTGTAACAGTGGTATCCGAGTCAACTCGCATTcatcttaattattttatcatatatttacTATTTTCCCTCGGCATATGTATTAGGTAAGTCTACTcatcaaaatcttaaaaaaattaGGAAGAAATCATCTCGTATATTTTTATCTtcattgaaatttgaatttgagaCGTCATGGTCTTATGTCCAATTCATTGATCACCAGGCCACGTCCACGTTGTACTTTGGATGAGTTGACGG
This window harbors:
- the LOC132054636 gene encoding NAC domain-containing protein 83-like, with amino-acid sequence MDKFNFLKDGAIKQLPPGFRFQPTDEEIVFQYLLRKIFSCPLSALIIPDIDISWHDPWDLPGNMEQDRYFFSNKEAKYRNGNLTNRATMSGYWKPTGIDKKITCPKGKPIILGMKKTLVFYRGKPCHASRTDWIMHEYRLVLPFNPSFISQHFKKSPQGSLVQIGNLVLCHISLRKRNGKNEEVLRMVTEDYSANQHIEVPKPIWFYDFMSKDLNDDKTSFSCFSNSVSSDASALTEVSSSSSGLIEHEEASNQFP